In a single window of the Necator americanus strain Aroian chromosome X, whole genome shotgun sequence genome:
- a CDS encoding hypothetical protein (NECATOR_CHRX.G23967.T1) — protein MMNDLATELGRRRRAAWGVCKSIEDVVKKTKNTRLRAHLFNTTVFPALTYGSQTWAFRKQEENAEDRRPDGEISSRSPSKKIMMLFVSHAKGGSTGDSGTRSRQKEELLAPARPVRKSMGVKEAVESALLCSTGEGFALLKSLLYNY, from the exons atgatgaacgacctggctACTGAGCtaggcaggaggagacgagcggcttggggagtgtgtaagagcatcgaggatgtagtgaagaagaccaagaacacacggctccgtgctcacctcttcaacaccaccgtatttcctgctttgacctatggttcgcaaacctgggcatttcgcaagcaggaagaaaacgcg gaagatcgccgacccgatggtgagatttcttcaagaagtccttcaaagaaaattatgatgctcttcgtgtcccacgcgaaaggaggatccactggcgactctggcacgcgatcgcgacaaaaggaagaattactggcgcccgctcgaccagttcgaaaatcaatgggagtcaag GAAGCAGTAGAGTCAGCTTTGCTTTGCAGTACTGGAGAAGGTTTTGCTTTGCTAAAAAGTCTACTTTACAACTATTAG